A single genomic interval of uncultured Desulfobulbus sp. harbors:
- a CDS encoding hydantoinase B/oxoprolinase family protein translates to MSSARRWQFWIDRGGTFTDVVGKDPQGVLHTRKLLSENPERYDDAALEGIRLLLGVDSQAPIPAERIETVKMGTTVATNALLERKGEPTLLAITRGFADGLRIGYQNRPDLFARHIVLPEMLYTQVVEIDERLDAQGTVVRPLDEARARVDLERAYESGLRSIAIVLMHAYRFPGHETRIAALAREIGFRQISVSHEVSPLIKLIARGDTTVVDAYLSPILRRYVDRVAGQLIDREGMPTRLMFMQSSGGLTDAALFRGKDAVLSGPAGGVVGMVRTAAMAGYKRLIGFDMGGTSTDVTHFDGAFERSFETLVAGVRMRAPMMHIHTVAAGGGSILHFQDGRFQVGPDSAGANPGPACYRRGGPLTVTDCNVLLGRIQPDHFPPVFGPEGDQPLDGDIVRLGFHQLAQQIAAETGQAITPEAVAEGFLRIAVENMANAIKTISVQRGYDVTGYTLQCFGGAGGQHCCRVADALGMERIFLHPLAGVLSAYGMGLADIRSLREAQIEVPLAADDLGQVLNERLAPLIEAVAREVQAQGVEQEQIEVQLKAHLRYSGTDSSLEVDLGDARSMLVAFEAAHRQRFGFITRQRELMVEAVVVEAIGRGEPLFEPEIQSVQGRPQAHPQVDLWLDQRWQPAPLYLRTELRPAQAIMGPALIIEPIGTVVVEPGWRAVCNSRNHLILERATPRLREEQVGTTVDPVMLEVFANLFMSIAEQMGVTLANTAHSVNIKERLDFSCALFDSQGNLVANAPHVPVHLGSMGESVRAILHDNKGRIRPGDVFMQNAPYNGGTHLPDVTVITPCWDEAGEEILFVVGSRGHHADIGGRTPGSSPPDSRRIEEEGIVIDNWLLVDQGVFREQQTRQLLLSGPYPCRKVEQNLADLTAQVAANETGIRELRRMVAHFGLDTVRAYMAHVQENAEESVRRVLAVLRDGSFTYPMDDGSRIQVEIRVDHRKREAIIDFTGTSAQHPGNRNAPRSVCRAAVLYVFRTLIENDLPLNEGCLKPLKLIIPEKSMINPQYPAAVIAGNTEVSQAITDCLYGALGALAASQGTMNNLLYGNSEHQNYETICGGTGAGPDFDGASAVHSHMTNTRMTDPEVLELRFPVRVEEFAIRRGSGGQGRFRGGDGVVRSLRFLAPMTATILSSCRITAPYGLEGGGPGKSGRNLLVRHDGSEVSLQGNDEAAVFPGDRIVIKTPGGGGYGPLE, encoded by the coding sequence GTGAGTTCCGCTCGGAGATGGCAGTTCTGGATTGATCGCGGCGGTACCTTTACCGACGTGGTGGGCAAGGACCCGCAAGGCGTATTGCATACCCGCAAACTGCTCTCGGAAAATCCGGAGCGGTATGACGATGCAGCCCTGGAAGGCATTCGTCTGCTGTTGGGCGTGGATTCGCAGGCGCCGATCCCCGCCGAACGCATCGAGACGGTGAAGATGGGGACCACCGTGGCCACAAATGCCCTTTTGGAGCGCAAGGGCGAGCCCACCCTGCTTGCCATCACCAGGGGCTTTGCCGACGGCCTGCGGATTGGCTATCAGAATCGGCCCGATCTCTTTGCCCGCCATATCGTCCTGCCGGAGATGCTCTACACCCAGGTGGTGGAAATTGACGAGCGGCTCGATGCCCAGGGGACGGTCGTCCGCCCCCTTGATGAGGCCCGGGCCCGGGTCGACCTGGAGCGGGCCTATGAGTCAGGTCTCCGTTCGATCGCCATCGTCCTCATGCACGCCTATCGCTTTCCCGGCCATGAAACGCGCATTGCCGCCCTGGCCCGTGAGATCGGGTTTCGCCAGATCTCGGTCAGTCATGAGGTCAGCCCGCTGATCAAGCTGATCGCCCGCGGCGACACCACCGTGGTCGATGCCTATCTCTCGCCCATTCTCAGACGGTATGTCGATCGGGTGGCCGGGCAGCTCATCGATCGGGAGGGCATGCCCACCCGGCTGATGTTCATGCAGTCCAGCGGCGGCCTCACCGATGCGGCCCTGTTTCGCGGCAAGGATGCGGTGCTCTCCGGGCCGGCCGGCGGCGTGGTCGGCATGGTGCGTACCGCGGCCATGGCCGGATACAAGCGCTTAATCGGCTTTGACATGGGCGGCACCTCCACCGATGTCACCCACTTTGACGGTGCCTTCGAACGCAGTTTCGAGACCCTGGTGGCCGGGGTGCGCATGCGGGCGCCGATGATGCACATTCACACCGTGGCCGCGGGCGGCGGCTCGATCCTCCATTTTCAGGACGGGCGGTTCCAGGTGGGGCCTGATTCCGCCGGTGCCAATCCCGGTCCGGCCTGCTACCGTCGCGGCGGTCCGCTCACCGTGACCGACTGCAATGTCCTTCTCGGACGGATTCAGCCGGACCATTTTCCCCCAGTTTTCGGACCGGAAGGAGATCAGCCCCTGGACGGCGACATCGTCCGTCTTGGTTTCCACCAACTGGCGCAACAGATTGCCGCCGAGACCGGCCAGGCGATCACGCCCGAGGCGGTGGCCGAGGGGTTTCTCCGGATTGCGGTGGAGAACATGGCCAACGCGATCAAGACCATTTCGGTCCAGCGCGGCTACGATGTCACCGGCTACACCCTGCAATGCTTTGGCGGCGCCGGTGGCCAGCACTGCTGCCGGGTGGCCGATGCCCTGGGCATGGAGCGCATTTTCCTCCACCCCCTGGCCGGGGTGCTCTCGGCCTACGGCATGGGGCTGGCCGACATCCGCAGCCTGCGTGAGGCCCAGATCGAAGTTCCCCTTGCCGCCGATGACCTTGGCCAAGTTTTGAACGAGAGACTTGCCCCACTCATTGAAGCGGTTGCCAGGGAAGTCCAGGCCCAGGGCGTGGAGCAGGAACAGATCGAGGTCCAGCTCAAGGCGCATCTGCGCTACAGCGGCACCGACTCCAGCCTCGAGGTCGACCTGGGGGATGCCCGCTCCATGCTCGTCGCCTTTGAGGCGGCCCACAGACAGCGTTTTGGCTTCATCACCCGCCAGCGGGAACTGATGGTCGAGGCGGTGGTGGTGGAGGCGATCGGCAGGGGCGAACCGCTGTTCGAGCCGGAGATCCAGTCCGTGCAAGGGCGACCGCAGGCCCACCCTCAGGTTGATCTGTGGCTGGACCAGCGGTGGCAGCCGGCACCGCTCTATCTGCGCACCGAACTGCGGCCAGCTCAGGCAATCATGGGACCGGCGCTGATCATCGAGCCCATCGGCACCGTGGTTGTGGAACCGGGCTGGCGGGCGGTCTGCAACAGCCGCAACCATCTCATCCTCGAGCGTGCCACCCCCCGCCTCCGGGAGGAACAGGTGGGCACCACCGTGGACCCGGTGATGCTCGAGGTCTTTGCCAACCTGTTTATGTCGATCGCCGAGCAGATGGGCGTGACCCTGGCCAACACCGCCCATTCGGTGAACATCAAGGAACGCCTCGATTTTTCCTGCGCCCTGTTCGACAGCCAGGGCAACCTGGTGGCCAACGCCCCGCATGTGCCGGTCCACCTGGGCTCCATGGGCGAGTCGGTGCGGGCCATCCTCCACGACAACAAGGGTCGTATCCGCCCGGGCGATGTCTTCATGCAGAACGCCCCCTACAACGGCGGCACCCACCTGCCGGACGTGACCGTGATCACCCCCTGCTGGGACGAGGCTGGCGAGGAGATCCTCTTTGTGGTCGGCTCGCGCGGTCACCATGCCGATATCGGCGGCCGCACGCCGGGCTCCTCGCCGCCGGACTCGCGGCGCATCGAGGAAGAGGGGATCGTGATCGACAACTGGCTGTTGGTCGACCAGGGCGTCTTTCGGGAACAACAGACCCGGCAACTGCTCCTCTCCGGCCCCTATCCCTGCCGCAAGGTGGAGCAGAACCTGGCGGATCTCACCGCCCAGGTCGCGGCCAACGAGACCGGTATCCGCGAGCTGCGGCGCATGGTGGCCCACTTCGGCCTGGACACGGTGCGCGCCTACATGGCCCACGTCCAGGAGAACGCCGAAGAGTCGGTGCGGCGGGTCCTGGCGGTGCTCCGCGACGGCAGCTTCACCTACCCCATGGACGACGGCAGCCGGATTCAGGTCGAGATACGGGTCGATCACCGCAAACGTGAGGCGATCATCGATTTCACCGGCACCTCGGCCCAGCACCCGGGCAACCGCAATGCGCCCCGTTCGGTCTGCAGGGCAGCGGTGCTCTACGTGTTCCGCACCCTGATCGAGAACGATCTGCCGCTCAACGAGGGTTGCCTCAAACCGCTGAAACTGATCATCCCGGAAAAATCCATGATCAATCCCCAGTATCCGGCAGCGGTCATCGCCGGCAACACCGAGGTCTCGCAGGCGATCACCGATTGCCTCTACGGGGCGCTGGGGGCCCTGGCCGCCTCCCAGGGGACGATGAACAACCTGCTCTACGGCAACAGCGAACACCAGAATTACGAGACCATCTGCGGCGGTACCGGGGCCGGGCCGGACTTTGACGGCGCCAGTGCGGTCCACAGCCACATGACCAACACCCGCATGACCGATC